A window of Xylophilus sp. GW821-FHT01B05 contains these coding sequences:
- a CDS encoding dipeptide ABC transporter ATP-binding protein, whose amino-acid sequence MTATTNQPLLDVKGLRVGFAGKEVVHGIDFQLKAGEKLALVGESGSGKTVSALSLLRLVPDAQYGGSAMFAGLEDVADKKPRDLLALPERQLRGVRGREIAMIFQEPMTALNPLLTIGEQITEVLQLKKGLAKEQSWQGAIELLAKTGIPEPERRARSYPHQLSGGQRQRAMIAMALACRPRLLLADEPTTALDVTLRGQILDLLSQLQRDNGMAVLLITHDLHLVRRFADRVAVMENGHIVEQGPVADVFAAPQHPYTRRLLDSVPTRDVIEAPAQADAPALLEARGLQVSYPVPRPGLRGWFGRDQFIAVQGADLRLQPGRTLGVVGESGSGKSTLALAALGLQPFSGLLEVAGGRWGQSRAQDQKLRQRVQVVFQDPFSSLSPRMTVGEIVGEGLRVHQPGLDAAAREARVRAILAEVGMAEAQFPGLLDRYPHAFSGGQRQRIAVARALIVEPELLVLDEPTSALDVTIQKQVLGLLQRLQKQLGLAYLLITHDVDVVRAMAHDVIAMRAGEIVEAGPVAQVLDAPRHPYTRQLVAAAGGA is encoded by the coding sequence ATGACCGCCACCACGAACCAACCCCTGCTCGACGTAAAGGGCCTGCGCGTCGGCTTCGCAGGCAAAGAGGTCGTGCACGGCATCGACTTCCAACTAAAGGCCGGCGAAAAGCTCGCGCTAGTGGGCGAATCCGGCTCGGGCAAAACGGTTTCGGCGCTGAGCCTGCTGCGCCTGGTGCCCGATGCGCAGTACGGCGGGTCGGCCATGTTCGCCGGCCTGGAAGACGTTGCAGACAAGAAACCACGAGACTTGCTGGCCCTGCCCGAGCGCCAGTTGCGCGGCGTGCGCGGACGCGAGATCGCCATGATCTTCCAGGAGCCAATGACGGCCCTGAACCCGCTGCTCACCATCGGCGAGCAGATTACCGAGGTCCTACAACTGAAGAAGGGCCTGGCCAAAGAGCAGTCTTGGCAAGGTGCCATCGAGCTGTTGGCGAAAACCGGCATCCCAGAACCCGAGCGGCGTGCGCGCAGCTATCCGCACCAGCTCTCGGGCGGCCAGCGCCAGCGCGCCATGATCGCCATGGCGCTGGCCTGCCGGCCGCGCCTGCTGCTGGCCGACGAACCCACCACCGCATTGGACGTGACGTTGCGCGGTCAGATCCTCGATCTGCTGTCGCAATTGCAGCGCGACAACGGCATGGCGGTGCTGCTGATCACCCATGACCTGCACCTGGTGCGGCGCTTTGCCGACCGTGTCGCGGTGATGGAAAACGGGCACATCGTGGAGCAGGGCCCGGTGGCCGATGTCTTCGCTGCGCCGCAGCACCCCTACACCCGCCGCCTGCTCGACAGCGTGCCGACACGCGATGTGATCGAGGCACCGGCGCAGGCTGACGCGCCAGCCTTGTTGGAGGCGCGCGGCCTGCAGGTGAGCTACCCCGTGCCGCGCCCCGGCCTGCGCGGCTGGTTCGGGCGGGATCAGTTCATAGCCGTGCAAGGCGCCGACCTGCGCCTGCAGCCCGGCCGCACGCTGGGCGTGGTGGGGGAGTCCGGCTCGGGCAAGTCGACGCTGGCGTTGGCTGCGCTGGGACTGCAGCCCTTCAGCGGCTTGCTGGAGGTCGCAGGTGGCCGCTGGGGCCAAAGCCGGGCCCAGGACCAGAAGCTGCGCCAGCGGGTGCAGGTGGTGTTCCAGGACCCGTTTTCTTCGCTGTCGCCGCGCATGACGGTGGGCGAGATCGTGGGCGAAGGCCTGCGTGTGCACCAGCCAGGCCTGGACGCCGCCGCACGCGAAGCCCGCGTGCGCGCCATCCTGGCCGAGGTTGGCATGGCCGAGGCGCAGTTTCCGGGCCTGCTGGACCGCTATCCCCATGCCTTCTCCGGCGGCCAGCGCCAGCGCATCGCGGTGGCGCGTGCGCTGATCGTCGAGCCCGAGCTGCTGGTGCTGGACGAGCCCACCAGCGCGCTCGACGTGACGATCCAGAAGCAGGTGCTGGGCCTGCTGCAGCGCCTGCAGAAGCAGCTCGGCCTGGCCTACCTGCTGATCACCCACGACGTGGACGTGGTGCGCGCCATGGCGCACGACGTCATTGCCATGCGGGCCGGCGAAATCGTAGAGGCCGGGCCGGTGGCACAGGTGCTGGATGCTCCCCGGCACCCCTACACCCGGCAATTGGTGGCGG